The Flavobacterium marginilacus genome window below encodes:
- a CDS encoding Rpn family recombination-promoting nuclease/putative transposase, which yields MSESSLLEHATLRRGNLNSELAQNLSFRVYTTSNVGFFYILIFNKHGHHNNNYFRNYRYCARIWHRQNHRKKQHL from the coding sequence ATGAGCGAATCATCACTACTAGAGCATGCCACGCTTCGGCGAGGAAACTTGAACAGTGAGTTAGCTCAAAACTTGTCTTTTCGAGTTTATACAACTTCTAATGTAGGCTTTTTTTATATATTAATTTTTAACAAACATGGACATCATAACAATAATTATTTCAGGAATTACAGGTATTGCGCTAGGATTTGGCATCGCCAAAATCATCGAAAAAAGCAACATCTCTAA
- the xerD gene encoding site-specific tyrosine recombinase XerD yields MNWKSYLKSYQSYLKIERGLSKNTIDNYSFDIERLCLFLNQNSISVSPITIKEETLQQFIYAVSKEVNPRSQARIISGLKSFFSYLIFEDYREDNPLELIESPKTGRKLPDTLVVEEIDALISAIDLSSNEGERNRALLETLYGCGLRVSELVALKISDLFFEEGFIKITGKGNKQRFVPIGDLTQKYIEIYKSEVRVHLTIQKGFDDTLFLNRRGKQLTRAMIFTIIKDLAVKINLHKKISPHTFRHSFATHLLENGADLRSIQLMLGHESITTTEIYVHLDRKYLTEVINTYHPRK; encoded by the coding sequence ATGAATTGGAAATCATATCTAAAAAGCTATCAGTCTTATTTAAAAATCGAAAGAGGTTTGTCAAAAAACACAATTGATAATTACTCATTTGATATTGAGCGTCTTTGTTTGTTTTTAAATCAAAATTCGATTTCAGTTTCACCAATTACAATCAAAGAGGAAACTTTACAGCAGTTTATTTATGCGGTTTCCAAAGAAGTAAATCCGAGATCTCAGGCGAGAATAATTTCGGGACTGAAAAGTTTTTTCTCTTATTTAATATTTGAAGATTATAGAGAAGATAATCCATTGGAATTAATAGAATCTCCAAAAACAGGACGGAAACTGCCTGATACTTTGGTAGTAGAGGAAATTGATGCGCTTATCTCGGCAATTGATTTGAGTTCTAATGAAGGGGAACGCAACAGAGCTTTATTAGAAACTTTATACGGCTGCGGACTTCGGGTTTCCGAATTAGTAGCCCTAAAAATATCCGATTTATTTTTTGAAGAAGGATTTATTAAAATTACCGGAAAAGGGAATAAACAGCGTTTTGTTCCTATTGGGGATTTAACTCAAAAATATATCGAGATTTATAAAAGTGAAGTAAGGGTTCATCTTACTATTCAAAAAGGGTTTGATGACACTTTGTTCTTAAACCGAAGAGGAAAACAATTGACACGGGCAATGATTTTTACAATCATTAAAGATCTGGCTGTGAAAATCAATCTGCATAAAAAAATCAGCCCGCATACTTTCCGACATTCATTTGCTACTCATTTGTTAGAAAACGGAGCCGATCTGCGGTCCATACAATTAATGCTTGGTCATGAATCTATTACGACTACTGAGATTTATGTGCATCTGGATAGAAAATATTTAACCGAAGTTATTAATACCTATCATCCAAGAAAGTAA
- a CDS encoding IS30 family transposase — translation MAHLTLEQRYKIEVYRNAGISISEIAELVDKNKSVISREIKRNSDQRSGVYKAVLADKKALNRHKVKIKKCTLTSEVEANILFYLKQDYSPEQIVGRAKIDKRAMVSKERIYQYIWENKRKGGLLYKHLRTKGKKYKKRGHLKDKRGLIIGRVDISERPKIVEKKSRLGDLEIDLVIGKNHKGALLTINDRASGILFMGKVESKEASAIQQKTIELLKDWKPIIKTITSDNGKEFANHRAIAEDLDIDYYFAKPYHSWERGANENLNGLIRQYFPKKSNFENIEEQQIKTVVNTLNNRPRKRFGYKTPNEIFAEKINKLNTVAFIC, via the coding sequence ATGGCACATTTAACGTTAGAACAAAGATACAAAATAGAAGTATATAGAAATGCCGGTATCAGTATTTCCGAAATTGCTGAATTGGTAGATAAAAACAAATCAGTTATTTCTCGAGAAATAAAACGTAATTCTGATCAAAGAAGTGGTGTTTATAAAGCTGTTTTGGCGGATAAAAAAGCTTTAAACAGGCATAAGGTTAAGATCAAAAAATGCACTTTAACCTCAGAAGTTGAAGCAAATATTTTGTTTTATTTAAAGCAAGATTACAGTCCTGAACAAATTGTTGGCAGAGCAAAAATTGACAAAAGAGCAATGGTTTCTAAAGAAAGAATCTATCAATATATTTGGGAAAATAAACGCAAAGGAGGACTCTTATATAAACATCTTAGGACCAAGGGTAAAAAGTATAAAAAAAGAGGACATTTAAAGGATAAAAGAGGACTTATTATTGGTAGGGTCGATATTAGCGAGCGTCCAAAGATTGTAGAAAAGAAAAGTAGATTGGGCGATTTAGAGATTGATTTGGTCATTGGTAAGAATCACAAAGGAGCGTTACTAACTATCAATGACAGAGCCTCTGGAATACTTTTTATGGGAAAAGTAGAAAGCAAAGAAGCTAGTGCAATACAGCAGAAAACAATTGAATTATTGAAAGATTGGAAACCAATAATCAAGACCATTACTTCGGATAATGGAAAGGAATTTGCCAATCATCGGGCCATTGCAGAAGATTTAGATATCGATTATTATTTTGCCAAACCCTACCATAGCTGGGAACGAGGAGCCAATGAAAATTTAAACGGATTAATAAGACAATATTTTCCTAAAAAATCTAACTTTGAAAACATCGAAGAACAACAAATAAAAACAGTAGTTAATACATTAAACAACAGACCCAGAAAAAGATTTGGCTATAAAACACCTAATGAAATTTTCGCCGAAAAAATCAATAAATTGAATACTGTTGCATTTATATGTTGA
- a CDS encoding PAS domain-containing sensor histidine kinase, whose translation MSKPIEILDEFSIQEFLEDSYNLSNYKIYEPDLKMFLDSYEKAISGNEKWDVDFRLLMPESGYKWIRIDATPKKNDHNEVVFYGLISDITIVKEQEIRLKVADERYHFAVQASDRGVWDWDLITNKVYYSSESMKILELTESDLVASPEEWDERVHPDDREEYYGNINLHFENKIPFYETCHRVLCSGKYKWILDRGKVIERDDEGKPLRIVGTHTDISEQKEKEIELAKMLEIVNTQNNKLLNFAHIVSHNLRTHSGNIKSLLDLHKEALLSESDTLSNIQIVSDELFSTIENLNDLVSIYTEREDNMQLLKMNNFIDKVLDVLCESIKLKGIQVLNYVPSSVKVLCIPAYLESIMLNLVTNAVKYSDPNKDAKIIFTTEPNNDFVVLNVKDNGLGIDLEKHKDSIFGLYKTFHRNNDARGVGLYLTKNQIENMGGKIEVESTLNFGTTFKIYFKKEV comes from the coding sequence TTGAGCAAACCAATTGAGATTCTTGACGAATTTTCGATACAGGAATTTCTTGAAGACTCTTATAATTTGTCCAACTATAAAATTTATGAGCCAGATTTAAAGATGTTTTTGGATTCATACGAAAAAGCTATTTCAGGTAATGAAAAATGGGATGTCGATTTTAGACTGCTAATGCCTGAAAGCGGTTATAAATGGATTCGTATTGATGCAACTCCAAAAAAGAATGATCATAACGAGGTAGTGTTTTATGGATTAATTTCGGATATAACGATTGTGAAGGAGCAGGAAATCAGATTAAAAGTTGCTGATGAAAGATATCATTTTGCGGTGCAGGCTTCTGATCGTGGAGTTTGGGACTGGGATTTAATTACTAATAAAGTATACTACTCTTCGGAATCGATGAAGATACTGGAATTAACAGAGTCAGATTTAGTTGCTTCACCAGAGGAATGGGATGAGAGAGTACATCCTGATGATCGTGAAGAATATTATGGAAATATCAATCTGCATTTTGAAAACAAAATTCCGTTCTACGAAACCTGTCACAGAGTTCTGTGTTCAGGAAAATACAAATGGATTCTGGACAGAGGAAAAGTTATTGAAAGAGACGATGAAGGGAAGCCTTTGCGTATTGTAGGTACACACACTGATATTTCTGAACAAAAAGAAAAAGAGATTGAGCTTGCCAAAATGCTCGAAATTGTAAACACTCAAAATAATAAACTGCTAAATTTTGCACATATTGTTTCTCATAATTTAAGAACGCACAGCGGTAATATAAAATCATTACTGGATCTGCATAAAGAAGCACTCTTGTCGGAATCTGATACCTTAAGCAATATTCAGATTGTTTCAGATGAATTGTTTTCGACTATTGAAAACCTAAATGACTTAGTAAGTATTTATACAGAAAGAGAAGATAATATGCAGCTTTTGAAAATGAATAATTTTATTGATAAAGTATTGGATGTACTGTGTGAATCTATTAAGCTGAAAGGAATTCAGGTTTTGAATTATGTTCCAAGTTCGGTAAAAGTACTTTGTATTCCTGCTTATCTAGAGAGTATCATGTTAAACTTAGTTACGAATGCTGTTAAATATTCTGATCCAAATAAGGATGCAAAAATTATATTTACTACAGAGCCTAATAATGATTTTGTTGTTCTGAATGTAAAAGACAACGGATTAGGAATCGATTTAGAAAAACATAAAGACTCTATTTTTGGATTGTATAAAACATTTCATAGAAATAATGATGCAAGAGGAGTAGGTCTGTATTTGACAAAGAATCAAATTGAAAATATGGGCGGTAAAATTGAGGTAGAAAGTACTCTTAATTTTGGAACAACTTTTAAGATTTATTTTAAAAAGGAGGTTTAA
- a CDS encoding outer membrane beta-barrel protein, producing MKKKFLLLVTVFAINFANAQETTMPKATFSKGDMWIEGGISVTTGDSSNDYFAVTPKLGFFLDQKWAVGADINYSSVSYLSNGSGYDKSNSFGIGGFARYYFLSLGNFKAYGEAGLGYNHSKMDYVNGTSNVSNGIKANIDLGINYFFTPKWAATFTLAEVLSYNNVSPEDGDSTSDLVINVNLFNNIFAQPKFGLLYKW from the coding sequence ATGAAAAAGAAATTTTTATTATTAGTAACGGTTTTTGCAATTAATTTTGCGAATGCACAAGAGACAACAATGCCAAAAGCAACTTTTTCTAAAGGAGATATGTGGATTGAAGGCGGAATTAGCGTGACAACTGGAGATTCCAGTAATGATTATTTTGCTGTGACTCCAAAATTAGGTTTTTTTTTGGATCAAAAGTGGGCTGTAGGAGCAGACATCAATTATTCATCTGTTTCTTATCTGTCAAATGGAAGCGGTTATGATAAATCAAATTCATTTGGAATTGGAGGATTTGCACGATATTATTTCTTGAGTTTAGGAAATTTTAAAGCTTATGGTGAAGCTGGTTTGGGGTACAATCATTCAAAAATGGATTATGTTAACGGTACCTCAAATGTAAGCAATGGTATCAAGGCGAATATTGATTTAGGGATTAACTATTTTTTTACTCCAAAATGGGCAGCAACTTTTACTTTGGCCGAAGTATTGAGTTATAATAATGTGAGCCCAGAGGATGGTGATAGCACTAGTGATTTAGTTATCAATGTGAACTTGTTTAATAATATTTTTGCACAGCCAAAATTCGGATTATTATACAAATGGTAA
- a CDS encoding cation diffusion facilitator family transporter: MSNVEKAIKATYFSIIGNTSLALIKGLAGVFGNSYALIADAIESTADIFASLLVLFGIKYSSRPADENHPYGHGRAEPLITFLVVGFLITSATIIGYESIINIRTPHELPKPWTLFVLGAIIIWKEYSFQLVMKRSKETNSSSLKADAWHHRSDALTSIAAFIGISIALFMGKGYESADDWAALFASGFILYNSYLIFRPALGEIMDEHLYDDLVEEIRQVSHQVDGIIDTEKCFIRKAGMKYHVDLHARVSGTITVKEGHDLSHKLKDTLREKIPELGHVLIHIEPD; encoded by the coding sequence ATGTCTAACGTAGAAAAAGCGATAAAAGCGACCTATTTTAGTATAATCGGAAACACTTCTCTTGCTCTTATAAAAGGACTAGCCGGGGTTTTCGGGAATTCTTATGCACTAATTGCCGATGCTATAGAATCAACTGCTGATATTTTTGCCTCACTTTTAGTTTTATTTGGCATAAAATATTCCAGCAGACCGGCAGATGAAAATCATCCGTATGGACATGGAAGAGCCGAGCCTTTAATTACCTTTTTGGTTGTTGGATTTTTAATCACTTCGGCTACGATTATCGGATATGAAAGCATAATAAACATTCGAACGCCACATGAGCTGCCAAAACCTTGGACACTTTTTGTGCTTGGGGCTATTATTATCTGGAAAGAGTATTCCTTTCAATTGGTGATGAAAAGAAGTAAAGAAACCAACAGCTCATCTCTAAAAGCGGATGCCTGGCATCATAGAAGCGATGCACTGACTTCGATTGCTGCCTTTATCGGAATTTCGATTGCATTGTTTATGGGGAAAGGATATGAATCTGCAGATGATTGGGCAGCGCTGTTTGCTTCAGGTTTTATACTTTACAATAGCTATTTGATTTTCAGGCCTGCTCTTGGGGAAATTATGGATGAACATTTATACGATGATCTGGTTGAGGAAATCAGACAGGTTTCTCATCAGGTTGATGGTATTATTGATACCGAAAAATGTTTTATCCGAAAAGCAGGTATGAAATATCATGTTGATCTTCATGCTCGTGTAAGCGGAACCATAACGGTAAAAGAAGGCCACGATTTATCTCATAAATTAAAAGATACTTTGAGGGAAAAAATACCGGAACTTGGACATGTATTGATTCATATTGAGCCGGATTAG
- a CDS encoding cell division protein ZapA: MDEKLKIKISIADRVYPLTVDFAQEEGLRTASKKIDAMIKQFEENYAVRDKQDVLAMCALQFASQAEQKQIDNTINGEETIERLNKINLLLDEYLEN, from the coding sequence ATGGACGAAAAGCTTAAAATTAAAATATCAATTGCAGACAGAGTTTACCCATTGACGGTAGATTTTGCACAGGAAGAAGGACTTAGAACCGCTTCCAAAAAAATTGATGCGATGATTAAGCAATTTGAAGAAAATTATGCCGTGAGAGACAAACAGGATGTATTGGCCATGTGCGCCTTACAGTTTGCTTCTCAAGCTGAACAAAAACAGATTGACAACACCATAAATGGAGAGGAAACCATTGAAAGATTAAATAAAATCAATTTGCTTTTAGACGAATATCTCGAAAACTAA
- a CDS encoding DUF5686 and carboxypeptidase regulatory-like domain-containing protein, producing the protein MKNAFLYFLLLLSFHSFAQIKGTVTDEKGNPLPFINVFEENTYNGTTTNELGKYQLHLKSTGKNKIVFQYLGFKTQKIAVPAEKLNLPLDVKMIEENFTLNEVIISTKDNPANAIIKKAIASKKENTRKTSRFKADFYSRGIFKLKNAPKKIFGQKIGDMNGALDSTGTGIISLSETFSKIIYEKPNNLKEVVTASKVSGDNKGYAYNTARSSFYDFYDNTIRFGINMISPIADNAFNYYKYKLESTFVDENNQTINKIKVIAKRDKEPVFEGYIYILENSWAIYGIDLDIKGYRMKEDVIDVMTLKQNFSYNEISKIWAKKTQSLDFSAGLFGIKFSGKYTYVYNNYEFVDSFDKKTFTSEITTVDINSNKKDTVFWNANRPIPLTTEEITDYIRKDSIHKVRNSPKYLDSIDKKGNKFKFLDPITGYTYKSSFKKFSLGYKGLLDFSSLSFNTVQGWNFDTGFSYSNWKNEEKGRQTNIDLKINYGFSDDRVRINGKYWHQFNNQNYANIQVSGGTSVAQFNRNEPISPFINSISTLFFKDNYMKLYNLEFAKIEYGQDIANGINLKGKIEYEQRKPLFNTTDYTFINKDKLYSSNNPLNPDDYINPGFEKHSLAKLNLTAKINFGNKYASRPDGKYNIRNSNYPTLYLGLEKGFAGTEKKYEFTNINTQIKYSHTFGNKGDFGLSLKAGKFFDAENIAFMDYQHFNGNQTYVGLSGNYLNVFNLMPYYTNSTNDSYFEFHTEHNDRGFIMNKIPLLNLLKSNLVVGYHLLAEPNINPYSEYSVGLDNLGFGKLKMFRIDYVRSYQNGFQNEGVIVGIKFMN; encoded by the coding sequence ATGAAAAACGCTTTTTTGTACTTTTTACTTCTATTATCTTTCCATTCTTTTGCCCAAATAAAAGGCACAGTCACTGACGAAAAAGGAAATCCGTTACCGTTTATTAATGTTTTTGAAGAAAACACCTATAACGGAACCACAACAAACGAACTAGGAAAATACCAGCTCCATTTAAAATCTACCGGCAAGAATAAAATTGTTTTCCAGTATTTGGGCTTCAAAACCCAAAAGATAGCAGTTCCTGCAGAGAAGTTAAATCTTCCATTGGATGTAAAAATGATTGAAGAAAACTTCACACTCAATGAAGTAATAATTAGCACAAAAGATAACCCTGCAAACGCAATCATAAAAAAAGCAATTGCCAGCAAAAAAGAAAACACCCGCAAAACATCCCGCTTCAAAGCTGATTTTTATTCTAGAGGAATTTTTAAGCTGAAAAATGCTCCAAAAAAAATATTCGGACAGAAAATAGGTGATATGAATGGCGCTTTAGACTCGACCGGAACAGGAATTATATCACTTTCAGAAACATTTTCTAAAATTATTTATGAAAAACCAAACAATCTGAAAGAAGTTGTAACGGCATCCAAAGTAAGCGGAGACAACAAAGGATATGCATACAATACTGCTAGATCTTCCTTTTATGACTTTTATGATAATACGATACGTTTTGGCATCAATATGATTTCGCCAATAGCAGATAATGCTTTCAATTATTATAAATATAAACTGGAAAGCACATTTGTCGATGAAAACAACCAGACCATTAACAAAATAAAGGTCATTGCCAAAAGAGACAAAGAGCCAGTTTTTGAAGGTTATATTTATATTTTAGAGAATTCATGGGCTATTTACGGAATAGATTTAGATATAAAAGGCTACCGCATGAAAGAAGATGTTATCGATGTAATGACGCTGAAACAAAATTTCAGCTACAACGAAATCAGTAAAATTTGGGCAAAAAAGACACAAAGTCTTGATTTCAGTGCAGGCCTATTTGGAATTAAATTCAGCGGAAAATACACTTACGTTTACAACAATTATGAATTTGTGGATTCATTTGACAAAAAAACATTTACCAGCGAGATTACTACAGTTGACATAAACTCAAACAAAAAAGACACAGTTTTCTGGAATGCAAACAGACCCATTCCGCTAACAACAGAAGAAATTACCGATTACATAAGGAAAGACAGCATTCATAAAGTCCGCAACTCTCCAAAATACTTGGATTCCATTGATAAAAAAGGAAACAAGTTTAAGTTTCTCGATCCAATCACCGGCTATACTTACAAAAGCAGTTTCAAAAAATTTTCTTTGGGTTATAAAGGGTTACTCGACTTCAGCTCTCTAAGTTTCAATACGGTGCAGGGATGGAATTTTGATACTGGTTTTTCATATTCCAACTGGAAAAATGAAGAAAAAGGACGCCAAACCAACATTGATTTAAAAATCAATTATGGTTTTTCTGATGACCGCGTCCGCATTAATGGAAAATATTGGCACCAATTCAACAATCAAAATTATGCCAATATACAAGTTTCTGGAGGAACCTCTGTCGCGCAATTTAACAGAAACGAGCCTATCAGTCCTTTTATAAACTCAATAAGTACGCTGTTTTTTAAGGATAATTACATGAAATTATATAATCTGGAATTTGCCAAAATAGAGTATGGGCAGGATATTGCAAACGGTATTAATCTAAAAGGAAAAATTGAATACGAACAGCGAAAACCGTTATTCAACACAACAGATTATACTTTTATCAATAAAGACAAACTCTACTCTTCCAACAATCCGTTAAATCCGGACGATTACATAAATCCCGGATTCGAAAAACACAGTTTAGCCAAATTGAATCTGACTGCCAAAATAAATTTCGGCAATAAATATGCTTCAAGACCAGACGGGAAATACAACATTCGAAACTCAAACTACCCAACTCTTTATTTAGGTCTTGAAAAAGGATTTGCCGGAACCGAAAAGAAATATGAATTTACCAATATCAACACACAGATTAAATACAGCCACACCTTTGGAAACAAAGGAGATTTTGGATTAAGCCTAAAAGCTGGAAAATTCTTTGATGCCGAAAATATTGCTTTTATGGATTACCAGCATTTCAATGGGAATCAAACCTATGTGGGATTATCAGGAAATTATCTGAATGTGTTTAATTTAATGCCCTATTATACAAACAGTACCAACGACAGTTATTTTGAATTTCACACTGAGCACAATGACAGAGGATTTATAATGAACAAAATCCCTTTATTAAACCTACTTAAATCAAACTTAGTTGTAGGCTATCATTTACTTGCAGAACCAAATATCAATCCCTATTCCGAGTACAGTGTAGGTTTGGACAATCTCGGTTTTGGAAAATTAAAAATGTTCCGAATCGATTATGTCCGTTCCTATCAAAACGGATTTCAAAATGAAGGAGTTATTGTTGGTATAAAATTTATGAATTAG
- the rny gene encoding ribonuclease Y: MDIITIIISGITGIALGFGIAKIIEKSNISNLIKSAKKEAASILKDANLEAENIKKDKILQAKEKFIELKAEHEQVILARDKKVAEVEKRVRDKESQVSNELSKAKKVNDDFENKTAEYNSKIDNLEKKQQEVDRLHKSQLQQLEVISGLSAEEAKEQLVEGLKAEAKSKAMSHIQDTIEEAKLTAQQEAKKIIINTIQRVGTEEAVENCVSVFNIESDDVKGRIIGREGRNIRALEAATGVEIIVDDTPEAIILSCFDPVRREIARLALHKLVTDGRIHPARIEEVVAKTTKQIDDEIIEVGKRTVIDLGIHGLHPELIKVVGRMKYRSSYGQNLLQHSREVSKLCGIMAAELGLNVKLAKRAGLLHDIGKVPDAESDLPHALLGMQWAEKYGEKEEVCNAIGAHHDEIEMKSLLSPIVQVCDAISGARPGARRQVLDSYIQRLKDLEEVAYGFSGVKNAYAIQAGRELRVIVESEKVSDENAANLSFEISQKIQTEMTYPGQVKVTVIRETRAVNIAK; encoded by the coding sequence ATGGACATCATAACAATAATTATTTCAGGAATTACAGGTATTGCGCTAGGATTTGGCATCGCCAAAATCATCGAAAAAAGCAACATCTCTAATTTAATTAAAAGTGCTAAAAAAGAAGCTGCTTCGATACTAAAAGACGCCAATCTTGAGGCTGAAAATATCAAAAAAGACAAAATTCTTCAGGCAAAAGAAAAATTTATTGAATTAAAAGCAGAGCACGAACAGGTAATTCTGGCTAGAGACAAAAAAGTAGCCGAGGTAGAAAAAAGAGTGCGCGATAAAGAATCACAAGTTTCAAATGAATTATCAAAAGCTAAAAAAGTAAATGATGATTTTGAAAACAAAACTGCCGAATACAATTCTAAAATCGACAATTTAGAGAAAAAACAGCAGGAAGTTGACCGTCTTCACAAAAGCCAGTTACAGCAGCTTGAAGTTATCTCTGGATTATCTGCAGAAGAAGCTAAGGAACAGCTTGTTGAAGGTTTAAAAGCTGAAGCAAAAAGCAAAGCAATGTCGCATATTCAAGATACAATTGAAGAAGCTAAACTAACCGCACAGCAGGAAGCCAAAAAAATCATCATTAACACAATTCAAAGAGTTGGTACTGAAGAAGCAGTAGAAAACTGCGTTTCTGTTTTCAACATTGAATCAGATGATGTAAAAGGTAGAATCATTGGACGTGAAGGAAGAAATATCCGTGCACTTGAAGCTGCAACTGGTGTTGAGATTATCGTTGATGACACACCGGAAGCGATCATCCTTTCTTGTTTTGATCCTGTACGAAGAGAAATTGCCCGTTTGGCTTTACATAAATTGGTTACAGACGGACGTATCCACCCTGCGCGTATCGAAGAAGTTGTTGCCAAAACAACCAAACAGATTGATGACGAAATCATTGAAGTAGGAAAACGTACTGTTATCGATTTAGGAATCCACGGATTACACCCTGAACTGATAAAAGTAGTAGGAAGAATGAAATACCGTTCTTCTTACGGACAAAATTTACTACAGCACTCCCGTGAGGTTTCAAAACTCTGCGGTATCATGGCTGCTGAATTAGGATTAAACGTTAAACTTGCTAAAAGAGCAGGACTGCTTCACGATATTGGTAAAGTGCCGGATGCAGAAAGTGATTTACCTCACGCTTTATTAGGTATGCAGTGGGCTGAAAAGTATGGTGAAAAAGAAGAAGTATGCAACGCTATCGGTGCCCACCACGATGAGATAGAAATGAAATCATTATTATCACCTATCGTTCAGGTCTGTGATGCAATTTCAGGTGCAAGACCAGGTGCAAGAAGACAAGTTTTGGATTCTTACATCCAGCGTCTGAAAGATCTTGAAGAAGTTGCTTACGGATTCAGCGGAGTGAAAAACGCGTATGCAATCCAAGCCGGAAGAGAGCTTCGTGTTATTGTAGAAAGCGAAAAAGTTTCTGATGAAAATGCCGCTAATTTATCTTTTGAAATTTCACAAAAAATTCAAACCGAAATGACATATCCTGGTCAGGTAAAAGTTACTGTAATCAGAGAAACCAGAGCGGTAAATATTGCAAAATAA
- the aroQ gene encoding type II 3-dehydroquinate dehydratase, which yields MKIAILNGPNLNLLGKREPEIYGSQTFEDYFEILKNKFPQLELTYYQSNIEGELIGKIQELGFSYDGIILNAGAYTHTSVGIGDAIKAVTTPVIEVHISNTYARESFRHQSYISGNAKGVILGFGLKSYDLAIQSFL from the coding sequence ATGAAAATCGCCATCCTTAATGGTCCAAACTTAAATTTACTTGGAAAAAGAGAACCTGAAATTTACGGTTCGCAGACATTTGAAGATTATTTTGAAATTTTGAAAAACAAGTTCCCTCAACTAGAATTGACATACTATCAAAGCAATATTGAAGGAGAATTAATTGGAAAAATACAAGAACTAGGATTCAGCTATGACGGAATAATCCTGAACGCTGGTGCTTATACACATACTTCAGTAGGAATTGGCGATGCTATAAAAGCGGTTACTACACCGGTAATCGAAGTTCATATTTCAAACACTTATGCTCGCGAAAGCTTTAGGCATCAGTCCTATATTTCCGGAAATGCCAAAGGAGTGATTTTAGGTTTTGGCTTAAAAAGTTATGATTTGGCTATTCAGTCATTTTTGTAA